The following coding sequences are from one Nymphalis io chromosome 5, ilAglIoxx1.1, whole genome shotgun sequence window:
- the LOC126768784 gene encoding nucleolar protein dao-5 isoform X2, translated as MSVLPEIKAEALSLVHQFLVTIDKSLADKFATKTKAKPRAKNLPSLTDIIISFKKGQNKPTQKKQAESSDDSSEEEKPKKPNLNNSNGPVQTKKQESSDSSEDEKPPTKVNSIANQKQVKKKESSDSESSEDNATSKPKKQPVKPQVINAAKTNKKKESSDSSDSSEDEKSKAPKTVTKQTPVTKATPQKPVAKKPETSDSDDSSDDEKTKKPVQKPAVAAKPPSKATPGKKQESSSDDSDSSDDEKTKANSTKPTPVKVNQTKPPVTKPAQQSKRQDLSTDSDDSSDEEPKKTTKPVAKQSVTPAKSKPKAKAESSDDSDDSEDEKPKPVQKSATKAAGTPAKVAVKVPIVKKQESSSDEESSDDNKSKSIGIHKPPTPAAKPLNNINKKPESSSSDDSDDSNSAKKTAPSKAAKPVVKAVPTSKKESSSDDDSDEEPPKPTKTTPKSQPATKVAIKKKSSSEDSDDSSEDEKPKKTVKPTKPVANNTKNTKKSSSEDSEDSSDDEPKQKPKKAEPNDESDDSDDEPPAKVQKKESKQQNETGKKRKFSGSEDPTPAKKPYSNFVKGTNVSSTPSDKNSSTNKPFRRVLSENIEVDPRLKDNSFEAKSGARGSWGERANEDLKRTRGKSFKHEKTKKKRGAYRGGAIDTSVHSIKFDD; from the exons atgagtGTTTTACCTGAAATAAAGGCCGAGGCCTTATCATTAGTCCATCAATTCCTTGTAACTATTGATAAATCGCTTGCTGACAAATTTGCAACAAAGACTAAAGCG AAACCACGAGCTAAGAACTTACCTTCCCTTACAGATATTATTATATCCTTTAAAAAGGGACAAAATAAACCAACACAAAAAAAACAAGCAGAAAG TTCTGATGATTCCAGTGAAGAAGAGAAACCTAAAAAGCCTAATCTAAACAATTCAAATGGTCCTGTTCAAACAAAGAAGCAGGAATCTTCAGACAGTTCTGAAGATGAAAAACCACCTACAAAg GTAAATTCAATTGCTAATCAaaaacaagttaaaaaaaaagaatcatcaGATAGTGAGAGTAGTGAAGACAATGCTACTTCGAAACCGAAAAAGCAGCCTGTTAAGCCTCAAGTTATTAATGCTGCCAAAACTAACAAGAAAAAGGAATCTTCAGATAGTTCAGACAGCAGTGAAGATGAAAAGTCTAAAGCACCGAAGACAGTTACAAAACAGACTCCTGTAACAAAAGCTACACCTCAAAAACCTGTTGCTAAAAAACCAGAAACCAGTGACAGTGATGATAGTAGTGATGACGAAAAAACTAAAAAGCCAGTTCAAAAACCTGCAGTGGCAGCCAAGCCTCCTTCTAAAGCTACCCCAGGTAAGAAGCAAGAATCATCTTCTGATGACAGCGATAGTAGTGATGATGAAAAAACTAAGGCAAATTCTACTAAACCTACTCCAGTCAAAGTCAACCAAACTAAACCTCCAGTAACTAAACCAGCACAACAATCCAAAAGACAAGACTTGTCTACTGATAGTGATGATAGCAGTGACGAGGAACCAAAGAAAACTACAAAGCCAGTTGCAAAACAGTCAGTTACACCTGCTAAATCTAAGCCCAAAGCCAAAGCTGAATCTTCAGATGACAGTGATGATTCAGAAGATGAAAAGCCAAAACCTGTTCAAAAATCAGCTACAAAAGCTGCAGGTACACCTGCAAAGGTTGCTGTTAAGGTTCCAATAGTTAAAAAGCAGGAATCATCATCTGATGAAGAGAGTAGTGATGATAACAAGTCTAAGTCAATTGGTATCCATAAACCTCCAACACCTGCTGCTAAGcctttgaataatattaacaagAAACCTGAATCGTCATCATCAGATGACAGTGATGATAGCAATAGCGCCAAAAAAACGGCACCATCTAAAGCTGCAAAACCAGTTGTAAAAGCAGTCCCTACATCAAAAAAAGAATCATCTTCAGATGATGACAGTGACGAAGAACCGCCAAAACCAACAAAAACAACACCCAAATCTCAACCAGCAACTAAAGTTGCTATTAAGAAAAAGTCTTCTTCAGAAGATAGTGACGATAGCAGTGAAGACGAAAAACCTAAAAAAACTGTAAAGCCCACAAAACCTGTAGCCAAcaatactaaaaatacaaagaaatccTCATCTGAAGATAGTGAAGATAGCAGTGATGATGAACCTAAACAAAAACCTAAAAAAGCTGAGCCCAATGATGAAAGTGATGATAGCGATGACGAACCTCCAGCTAAAGTACAGAAAAAGGAATCAAAACAG caAAATGAAACTGGTAAGAAAAGAAAATTCTCTGGAAGTGAGGACCCGACTCCAGCTAAAAAGCCATACAGCAATTTTGTAAAG ggAACAAATGTGTCTTCCACACCCAGTGACAAAAATAGTTCAACAAATAAACCCTTCAGGAGAGTCTTGTCAGAAAATATTGAAGTGGATCCTAGACTTAAAGACAATTCATTCGAAGCTAAG agtGGAGCTCGAGGATCGTGGGGTGAGCGAGCCAATGAAGATTTGAAACGCACGCGCGGCAAATCTTTCAAACATGAGAAAACTAAGAAAAAGCGAGGCGCATACCGTGGTGGTGCCATCGACACGAGCGTCCATTCCATCAAGTTTGACGATTGA
- the LOC126768784 gene encoding nucleolar protein dao-5 isoform X1: MSVLPEIKAEALSLVHQFLVTIDKSLADKFATKTKAKPRAKNLPSLTDIIISFKKGQNKPTQKKQAESSDDSSEEEKPKKPNLNNSNGPVQTKKQESSDSSEDEKPPTKVNSIANQKQVKKKESSDSESSEDNATSKPKKQPVKPQVINAAKTNKKKESSDSSDSSEDEKSKAPKTVTKQTPVTKATPQKPVAKKPETSDSDDSSDDEKTKKPVQKPAVAAKPPSKATPGKKQESSSDDSDSSDDEKTKANSTKPTPVKVNQTKPPVTKPAQQSKRQDLSTDSDDSSDEEPKKTTKPVAKQSVTPAKSKPKAKAESSDDSDDSEDEKPKPVQKSATKAAGTPAKVAVKVPIVKKQESSSDEESSDDNKSKSIGIHKPPTPAAKPLNNINKKPESSSSDDSDDSNSAKKTAPSKAAKPVVKAVPTSKKESSSDDDSDEEPPKPTKTTPKSQPATKVAIKKKSSSEDSDDSSEDEKPKKTVKPTKPVANNTKNTKKSSSEDSEDSSDDEPKQKPKKAEPNDESDDSDDEPPAKVQKKESKQQNETGKKRKFSGSEDPTPAKKPYSNFVKEGENGENEDGDDENNQSGGWQDRGRGGFNRGGFRGRGGFNDRGGRGGFRGRGGFNDRGGRGGRGGRGGFDRGGRGGFDRGGRGGFDRGGRGGDRGGRGNRGGRGDRHSWGGDRGGFQKGGGFNDRKSFEGGDNNSQNKKIVFE; encoded by the exons atgagtGTTTTACCTGAAATAAAGGCCGAGGCCTTATCATTAGTCCATCAATTCCTTGTAACTATTGATAAATCGCTTGCTGACAAATTTGCAACAAAGACTAAAGCG AAACCACGAGCTAAGAACTTACCTTCCCTTACAGATATTATTATATCCTTTAAAAAGGGACAAAATAAACCAACACAAAAAAAACAAGCAGAAAG TTCTGATGATTCCAGTGAAGAAGAGAAACCTAAAAAGCCTAATCTAAACAATTCAAATGGTCCTGTTCAAACAAAGAAGCAGGAATCTTCAGACAGTTCTGAAGATGAAAAACCACCTACAAAg GTAAATTCAATTGCTAATCAaaaacaagttaaaaaaaaagaatcatcaGATAGTGAGAGTAGTGAAGACAATGCTACTTCGAAACCGAAAAAGCAGCCTGTTAAGCCTCAAGTTATTAATGCTGCCAAAACTAACAAGAAAAAGGAATCTTCAGATAGTTCAGACAGCAGTGAAGATGAAAAGTCTAAAGCACCGAAGACAGTTACAAAACAGACTCCTGTAACAAAAGCTACACCTCAAAAACCTGTTGCTAAAAAACCAGAAACCAGTGACAGTGATGATAGTAGTGATGACGAAAAAACTAAAAAGCCAGTTCAAAAACCTGCAGTGGCAGCCAAGCCTCCTTCTAAAGCTACCCCAGGTAAGAAGCAAGAATCATCTTCTGATGACAGCGATAGTAGTGATGATGAAAAAACTAAGGCAAATTCTACTAAACCTACTCCAGTCAAAGTCAACCAAACTAAACCTCCAGTAACTAAACCAGCACAACAATCCAAAAGACAAGACTTGTCTACTGATAGTGATGATAGCAGTGACGAGGAACCAAAGAAAACTACAAAGCCAGTTGCAAAACAGTCAGTTACACCTGCTAAATCTAAGCCCAAAGCCAAAGCTGAATCTTCAGATGACAGTGATGATTCAGAAGATGAAAAGCCAAAACCTGTTCAAAAATCAGCTACAAAAGCTGCAGGTACACCTGCAAAGGTTGCTGTTAAGGTTCCAATAGTTAAAAAGCAGGAATCATCATCTGATGAAGAGAGTAGTGATGATAACAAGTCTAAGTCAATTGGTATCCATAAACCTCCAACACCTGCTGCTAAGcctttgaataatattaacaagAAACCTGAATCGTCATCATCAGATGACAGTGATGATAGCAATAGCGCCAAAAAAACGGCACCATCTAAAGCTGCAAAACCAGTTGTAAAAGCAGTCCCTACATCAAAAAAAGAATCATCTTCAGATGATGACAGTGACGAAGAACCGCCAAAACCAACAAAAACAACACCCAAATCTCAACCAGCAACTAAAGTTGCTATTAAGAAAAAGTCTTCTTCAGAAGATAGTGACGATAGCAGTGAAGACGAAAAACCTAAAAAAACTGTAAAGCCCACAAAACCTGTAGCCAAcaatactaaaaatacaaagaaatccTCATCTGAAGATAGTGAAGATAGCAGTGATGATGAACCTAAACAAAAACCTAAAAAAGCTGAGCCCAATGATGAAAGTGATGATAGCGATGACGAACCTCCAGCTAAAGTACAGAAAAAGGAATCAAAACAG caAAATGAAACTGGTAAGAAAAGAAAATTCTCTGGAAGTGAGGACCCGACTCCAGCTAAAAAGCCATACAGCAATTTTGTAAAG GAGGGTGAAAATGGAGAAAATGAAGATGGCGATGATGAAAACAATCAATCCGGTGGTTGGCAAGATCGCGGGCGCGGAGGTTTCAATCGAGGAGGATTCCGCGGTCGCGGTGGCTTTAATGATCGGGGCGGGCGGGGAGGATTTAGGGGTCGTGGTGGTTTCAATGATAGAGGAGGGCGAGGTGGTAGAGGGGGAAGGGGAGGATTCGACAGAGGTGGTCGGGGTGGATTTGACAGAGGAGGGCGTGGCGGATTTGACAGAGGTGGTCGTGGTGGCGATAGGGGTGGCAGGGGCAATAGAGGTGGACGAGGAGACCGCCACTCGTGGGGCGGTGACAGGGGAGGATTCCAAAAGGGGGGGGGCTTTAATGATAGAAAAAGTTTTGAGGGAGGAGATAATAACtcccaaaataaaaaaatagtatttgaataa
- the LOC126768796 gene encoding E3 ubiquitin-protein ligase MARCHF8 — protein MPVQQINVKNSSDIESWEWGGGCGRETVRAGSGSSQTSCSNSSGDICRICHCESEVHNPLLAPCYCSGSLKYVHQSCLQQWLTASETRSCELCKFNFIMHTKIKPFSEWRLLEMSGVERRRLCCAVLFHCVAALCVMWSLFVLIERAVEEVNRGLIAWPFWTKLVVVAVGFTGGAVFMYIQCRQYLHLCNRWRAHNRILLIQNAPEKIPIDGSPPRARRSRGRAAAAAGAEPPPPPPPPPPPPPAAYHEEDESGGFETYRANPPPRLSALARRASDTRLPPAPPVYHIDVDPLEADIRSLLALDAARSLPNLRASRETLLRPPAPARPAAPAPPRS, from the exons ATGCCGGTGCAGcaaataaatgtgaaaaattCGTCGGATATCGAAAGCTGGGAATGGGGCGGGGGATGTGGCAGAGAGACTGTTCGCGCAGGGTCTGGTAGCAGCCAAACTTCCTGCAGCAATTCCAGTGGAGATATTTGTCGAATTTGTCATTGCGAAAGTGAAGTTCATAATCCTTTACTTGCACCTTGTTATTGTTCTG GAAGCTTAAAGTATGTTCATCAGAGTTGTCTCCAGCAGTGGCTCACGGCATCTGAAACGAGATCATGTGAACTAtgcaaattcaattttattatgcatacaaaaataaaaccatttagtGAG TGGCGGCTGCTGGAGATGTCTGGCGTGGAGCGGCGGCGGCTGTGCTGCGCGGTGCTGTTCCACTGCGTGGCGGCGCTGTGCGTCATGTGGTCGCTGTTCGTGCTCATCGAGCGCGCCGTGGAGGAGGTCAACCGCGGCCTCATCG CGTGGCCGTTCTGGACGAAGCTTGTGGTGGTGGCGGTCGGCTTCACGGGCGGAGCGGTGTTCATGTACATACAATGCCGCCAGTACTTACATCTGTGCAACCGCTGGAGAGCTCACAACAG GATCCTGCTGATCCAGAACGCGCCGGAGAAGATCCCGATCGACGGGtcgccgccgcgcgcgcgccgctcGCGCGgtcgcgccgccgccgccgccggcgctgagccgccgccgccgccgccgccgccgccgccgccgccgcccgccgcctaCCACGAGGAGGACGAGAGCGGCGGCTTCGAGACGTACCGCGCCAACCCGCCGCCGCGCCTGTCCGCGCTGGCGCGCCGCGCGTCCGACACGCGCctgccgcccgcgccgcccgtgTACCACATCGACGTGGACCCGCTCGAGGCCGACATCCGCTCGCTGCTGGCGCTGGACGCGGCGCGCTCGCTGCCCAACCTGCGCGCCTCGCGCGAGACGCTGCTGCGCCCCCCCGCGCCCGCGCGCCCCGCCGCCCCCGCGCCGCCGCGCTCCTGA